A single Candidatus Thalassolituus haligoni DNA region contains:
- the ftsX gene encoding permease-like cell division protein FtsX: MSATPDKKRGAVASSRRTAVGNQTARSAGTSSGASAQKIGIGHRVVAWLAHNQLVAVETLLTLLARPASSLLTWLVVAIALTLPGALWMSLTNVEQLSGNFQQSGRITLYLQSGTTTADGLALEQRIQQLGSVVETEYVSADQALAQFSEASGLSNALDMLSENPLPATILVEPPLGLPAEQLQRLLEQLESFQIVARAQLDMAWLERLRSILALGQRLIWVLGIMLALAILLVVGNTIRLSIAARVDEIRVIKLVGGTDAYVRRPFLYTGLWYGMVGGLLAWLMLIGCWLLLRNPVAELSSLYGSGFELQPLSASAALTLLLGAMLLGWLGAWWSVSRHLHEIEP, from the coding sequence ATGTCGGCAACGCCGGATAAAAAGCGCGGAGCGGTAGCCTCTTCCCGTCGAACCGCAGTTGGCAATCAAACAGCCCGATCGGCCGGTACCTCCTCGGGGGCATCGGCACAGAAAATCGGCATCGGACATCGTGTTGTTGCCTGGCTGGCCCATAACCAGCTGGTGGCAGTGGAGACGCTGCTGACATTACTGGCCCGTCCTGCCTCCAGTCTACTCACTTGGCTGGTTGTTGCCATCGCCTTGACGTTGCCCGGAGCGTTGTGGATGTCGTTAACCAATGTTGAACAGTTAAGCGGCAATTTTCAGCAGTCTGGGCGCATCACCTTGTATTTACAGTCGGGCACAACCACCGCAGACGGGCTGGCATTGGAGCAACGGATCCAGCAGTTGGGGTCTGTTGTTGAGACTGAATATGTCAGTGCCGATCAGGCCCTGGCACAATTCAGCGAAGCCAGCGGACTGTCGAATGCCCTGGATATGCTCTCAGAAAATCCCTTGCCAGCGACCATTCTGGTCGAGCCACCACTAGGGCTGCCAGCCGAGCAGTTGCAACGCTTGCTGGAACAGCTGGAATCGTTCCAAATTGTAGCAAGAGCACAGCTGGATATGGCCTGGTTGGAGCGACTGCGTTCCATTCTGGCGTTAGGGCAAAGATTGATCTGGGTGTTGGGTATTATGCTGGCGCTGGCTATTTTGCTGGTGGTGGGCAATACCATCCGTTTATCTATTGCTGCACGAGTAGATGAAATTCGAGTGATCAAGCTGGTGGGGGGAACCGATGCCTATGTGCGCCGTCCCTTCCTTTATACCGGTTTGTGGTATGGCATGGTTGGAGGGCTGCTGGCCTGGTTGATGTTGATTGGTTGCTGGCTACTGCTCAGAAATCCGGTGGCGGAGCTGTCATCCTTATACGGTTCCGGATTTGAGTTACAACCCTTGTCTGCCAGTGCCGCTCTGACACTGTTGCTCGGGGCCATGTTACTGGGCTGGTTAGGCGCGTGGTGGTCGGTCAGTCGCCATTTACATGAGATAGAACCCTGA
- the rpoH gene encoding RNA polymerase sigma factor RpoH — protein MNKGLQAVDALSPGANLEAYISTVNAIPILSIEEERELANRLHYQEDLEAARRLVMAHLRFVVHIARSYSGYGLNQSDLIQEGNVGLMKAVKRFNPEVGVRLVSFAVHWIKAEIHEFILRNWRIVKVATTKSQRKLFFNLRSQKKRLGWLSQDEAKSIAADLGVETRTVFEMEGRLNAYDAAFDAGVDDDDESAYQAPAYYLEDKSADPALTVETENFEQDASERLASALSDLDDRSRAILQQRWLSDDKATLHELAAMYNVSAERIRQLEKNAMKKLKNAMGGALVPAV, from the coding sequence ATGAACAAAGGCTTGCAAGCCGTCGATGCGCTGTCTCCGGGAGCCAATCTCGAGGCTTACATCTCAACGGTTAATGCGATTCCTATTCTGAGTATTGAAGAAGAACGTGAGTTGGCCAATCGCCTGCACTATCAGGAAGATCTGGAAGCTGCGCGCCGTCTGGTTATGGCTCATCTGCGCTTCGTTGTTCATATTGCCCGCAGTTATTCCGGTTACGGACTGAACCAGTCTGATCTGATCCAGGAAGGTAACGTTGGCTTGATGAAAGCGGTTAAGCGTTTTAATCCGGAAGTTGGTGTTCGACTTGTGTCGTTTGCTGTGCACTGGATCAAGGCCGAGATTCACGAGTTTATCTTGCGCAACTGGCGCATTGTTAAAGTGGCAACCACCAAGTCACAGCGCAAACTGTTCTTTAACCTGCGTAGCCAGAAAAAGCGTCTGGGCTGGTTGAGTCAGGATGAAGCCAAATCCATAGCAGCCGATCTGGGTGTTGAAACCCGTACAGTTTTCGAAATGGAAGGTCGTTTGAATGCTTATGACGCTGCGTTTGACGCTGGCGTTGATGACGACGACGAATCGGCCTATCAGGCTCCAGCTTATTATCTGGAAGACAAAAGTGCTGACCCGGCACTGACGGTAGAAACCGAGAATTTTGAGCAGGATGCCAGTGAGCGTCTGGCCTCGGCACTGAGTGACCTGGACGACCGGAGCCGGGCTATTCTTCAACAACGCTGGCTGAGTGACGATAAAGCCACACTGCACGAGCTGGCTGCCATGTACAACGTATCTGCTGAACGTATTCGTCAGCTGGAAAAGAATGCGATGAAAAAACTTAAAAATGCGATGGGTGGGGCCTTGGTTCCGGCCGTATGA
- a CDS encoding CidA/LrgA family protein gives MSGLLILLAFLMGGTLIQYWTSAPIPAAIIGMLLLLVFLMIRRKVPAALEGITKVLAPILPLFLIPVSVGIVTHEQLVKEHGLVLLLILAISLIPGTLVCGWIMSQGKRS, from the coding sequence ATGTCCGGCTTGCTGATCCTGCTTGCCTTTCTGATGGGTGGCACTCTTATTCAATATTGGACGTCAGCTCCGATTCCCGCTGCGATTATTGGCATGCTGTTGTTGCTGGTTTTTCTGATGATCCGGCGCAAGGTTCCTGCCGCGCTGGAAGGTATCACCAAAGTACTTGCCCCTATTTTGCCGCTGTTTTTAATCCCGGTGAGCGTCGGCATTGTCACCCATGAACAGTTGGTTAAGGAGCACGGCCTGGTGCTGTTGCTCATTCTAGCGATCAGTCTGATACCTGGTACGCTGGTGTGTGGTTGGATCATGTCGCAAGGCAAGCGCTCATGA
- a CDS encoding LrgB family protein → MTVLLHTPLFWTALTIGCFLLGQHVYRLTGNLVLLPPILTGFGLVIMTLKLTDTPYSVYMEGGRYLHDMLGPVIVMLAVPLFQQLKALRQDAIRIALAVTLGSATTLACAWGLTIWWIGDPMLAQTILTKSITTPVAVAITSQLGGDPSLAAAFVILTGLLGVILILPTMTLLRIRQPEAIGITLGVCAHAIGTSRALELGEREAAYAVTAMTLTATLHAIVLPLVAGLL, encoded by the coding sequence ATGACGGTGTTGCTGCATACTCCGTTGTTCTGGACGGCATTAACCATTGGCTGTTTTTTACTGGGCCAGCATGTGTACCGGCTGACCGGTAACCTGGTGCTGCTGCCTCCGATTCTGACTGGCTTTGGTCTGGTGATTATGACCTTGAAGCTGACCGACACGCCGTACTCTGTATATATGGAAGGTGGACGGTATCTGCACGATATGCTGGGGCCAGTTATCGTGATGCTTGCGGTGCCGCTATTCCAGCAATTAAAAGCGCTGCGCCAGGATGCTATCCGTATTGCTCTGGCGGTCACGCTGGGCAGTGCTACGACGTTGGCCTGTGCTTGGGGGCTGACGATCTGGTGGATTGGTGATCCGATGCTGGCGCAGACGATTCTGACCAAGTCTATTACGACCCCGGTTGCGGTTGCTATTACCAGTCAGCTGGGTGGTGATCCGTCGCTGGCGGCTGCCTTCGTTATTCTGACGGGGTTGCTGGGAGTGATTTTGATATTGCCGACTATGACCTTGCTACGCATACGCCAGCCCGAGGCCATCGGGATAACACTGGGAGTCTGTGCTCATGCGATTGGCACCAGCCGGGCACTGGAGCTGGGTGAGCGGGAAGCGGCCTACGCGGTAACCGCCATGACCCTGACTGCCACGCTGCATGCGATTGTATTACCCCTGGTGGCCGGTCTGCTCTAG
- a CDS encoding response regulator — protein sequence MSFSSRQQLILTATALIVGAGGIMGVTAFLLARGAPDVSALKILAGVAILALVFVGALVSVISYHLTRPVTDHYKQQLLQQGFTWEHVSGIVLRVNVQQLILDANPNFQQLFDLRPGSYLPSIQRRNERELIQQRINQSLSSQSMVDFEASLLDRYGEWGRWALQVRPWQQDDNHQIWLLVTGDDITQRYFMEAQLREEQQRLSTYLNTMQTLLIICDENGHVTRINPQAQQLLQIPDEQINGYPLSYLIPRQATLAVEREWQNLLSRHNGSLSLEFPVLSSTGKEHTISWRMTRLTSANAIQGEVLLAGLDITESVANRLALETANSRIREALTQAEQANHSKSIFLANMSHEIRTPMNGILGATELILDSSLSTEQRHYLDIIYNSSQTLLEILNDILDLSKIESGNLELEHIDFDLNQQLSDLKQLFDEPIRRKGLAFIYYYDGDIPQYWNGDPKRIRQIITNLISNAMKFTEHGQIEVRVTGSQAEGPRYDIHIAVADTGIGIAKSKQEQVFSAFRQADSSTSRRYGGTGLGLTICRHLASAMQGEVALQSSPGVGSTFTLQLPLRAASQPAVKQRPLLQSTALVGRILLAEDNEVNQRVASRMLEKLGLECTVVSDGREALQALQQDTFDLILMDINMPVLDGIQATREIRQLSADISQIPILALTANAMMEDRQRCLSAGMNGFVSKPIRMETLRTALVELLPTQASPQPGSTSPL from the coding sequence ATGTCGTTTAGCTCTCGCCAACAGCTGATTCTGACTGCCACCGCCCTGATTGTGGGAGCCGGCGGCATCATGGGTGTAACGGCTTTCTTGCTTGCCAGGGGTGCTCCGGACGTCAGCGCGCTGAAAATACTGGCAGGCGTGGCCATTCTGGCATTGGTGTTTGTCGGTGCCTTGGTGAGTGTTATCAGCTACCACCTGACCCGCCCGGTTACCGATCACTATAAACAGCAGCTACTGCAGCAGGGTTTTACCTGGGAACACGTCAGCGGCATTGTGCTGCGCGTCAATGTGCAGCAGCTGATTCTGGATGCCAATCCGAACTTCCAGCAGCTGTTCGATCTTCGCCCTGGCTCTTACCTTCCCAGCATTCAGCGGCGTAATGAGCGAGAGTTAATTCAACAAAGGATCAATCAGTCTCTGAGCAGCCAGTCGATGGTTGATTTCGAGGCCAGCCTGCTTGACCGTTACGGCGAATGGGGCCGCTGGGCGCTGCAGGTTCGTCCCTGGCAACAAGACGACAATCATCAGATATGGCTACTGGTGACCGGTGATGACATTACCCAGCGTTATTTTATGGAAGCTCAGTTGCGCGAAGAGCAGCAACGGCTGTCGACTTATCTCAACACCATGCAAACCCTGCTGATCATTTGTGATGAAAATGGTCACGTGACGCGTATTAACCCGCAAGCACAGCAACTGCTACAAATACCGGATGAACAGATTAATGGCTATCCGCTTAGCTACCTGATCCCGAGGCAAGCCACTCTTGCTGTTGAACGCGAATGGCAAAATCTGCTCAGCCGTCACAATGGCAGTTTGTCGCTGGAGTTTCCGGTACTGTCCTCGACGGGTAAAGAGCACACTATCAGCTGGCGTATGACGCGTCTGACCAGCGCCAATGCCATTCAGGGAGAGGTCTTGCTGGCAGGCCTGGACATCACCGAATCCGTAGCCAACCGCCTCGCCCTCGAAACGGCCAATAGCCGAATCCGCGAAGCGCTGACCCAGGCAGAGCAGGCGAACCACTCAAAGTCCATTTTTCTCGCTAACATGAGCCACGAAATTCGCACGCCCATGAACGGTATTCTGGGTGCGACCGAATTAATTCTTGATTCCAGCCTGAGCACAGAGCAACGCCACTATCTCGACATTATCTATAACTCATCGCAAACCCTGCTGGAAATCCTCAATGATATTCTGGATCTGTCAAAAATCGAATCGGGCAATCTGGAACTGGAACATATTGATTTTGACCTGAACCAGCAACTCAGTGATCTCAAACAACTGTTTGATGAACCCATCCGACGCAAGGGACTGGCGTTTATCTATTATTACGACGGTGATATTCCTCAGTACTGGAATGGCGACCCCAAGCGTATTCGCCAGATCATCACCAACCTGATCAGTAATGCGATGAAATTTACCGAACATGGCCAGATTGAGGTGCGGGTTACCGGCAGCCAAGCGGAAGGCCCTCGCTACGATATCCATATTGCCGTCGCGGATACCGGTATCGGCATTGCCAAAAGCAAGCAGGAACAGGTCTTTTCGGCCTTCCGCCAGGCAGACAGCAGTACCAGTCGACGTTATGGAGGCACCGGCCTCGGTCTCACTATTTGTCGGCACCTGGCATCTGCGATGCAGGGAGAGGTGGCATTACAATCCAGTCCAGGGGTGGGTAGCACATTTACCCTGCAGCTGCCGCTGCGAGCCGCCAGCCAGCCAGCGGTTAAACAACGTCCTTTGTTACAGAGCACCGCGCTGGTGGGCCGAATATTGCTGGCCGAAGACAACGAGGTCAATCAGCGTGTTGCTTCCCGCATGCTGGAAAAGCTCGGCCTTGAATGCACTGTCGTCAGTGATGGCCGCGAGGCGTTGCAGGCGCTGCAGCAGGACACTTTCGATCTGATTCTGATGGACATCAACATGCCGGTATTGGACGGAATTCAGGCCACTCGGGAAATACGACAGCTGTCGGCAGATATCAGTCAGATTCCCATTCTGGCTCTGACGGCCAATGCCATGATGGAAGACCGACAGCGCTGCCTGTCAGCGGGCATGAACGGTTTTGTCAGTAAACCCATTCGCATGGAAACTCTGCGCACCGCTTTGGTAGAACTGCTCCCCACCCAGGCGTCGCCTCAGCCAGGTAGTACCTCACCCTTGTAA
- the nudE gene encoding ADP compounds hydrolase NudE yields the protein MDKKPQILHRSIVAQSRLFRVESLELRFSNGVERTYERLMPGGPGAVMMVALLDDDTVALIREYGGGIEDYTLTLPKGAVDLGESMRDACHRELQEEIGYGAREFVFLKRLSLSPSYMSGGIDVVLARDLFPSRLEGDEPEPLELIPWKLNDLLSLYQRADFSEGRAVAALALAQAYLAGHYKGEVLPG from the coding sequence ATGGATAAAAAACCTCAGATCCTGCATCGCTCCATCGTCGCCCAGAGTCGTTTGTTCCGTGTCGAGTCGTTGGAGCTACGCTTCAGTAACGGCGTGGAGCGCACTTATGAGCGCTTGATGCCGGGCGGCCCTGGTGCCGTCATGATGGTGGCGTTGCTGGATGACGATACGGTAGCGTTGATTCGGGAGTACGGTGGCGGTATTGAGGATTATACGCTGACGCTGCCCAAAGGGGCCGTCGATCTGGGCGAATCGATGCGTGATGCCTGCCACCGGGAGTTACAGGAAGAGATTGGTTATGGCGCCCGCGAGTTTGTATTTCTCAAACGCTTGAGTCTGTCACCCAGCTATATGAGTGGTGGTATTGACGTGGTGCTTGCCCGTGACCTGTTTCCTTCTCGCCTTGAAGGTGATGAGCCGGAGCCGTTGGAGTTGATTCCCTGGAAATTAAACGATCTGTTGTCGCTGTATCAGCGTGCCGATTTTTCAGAAGGCCGAGCAGTGGCTGCACTGGCACTGGCGCAGGCGTATCTGGCCGGGCATTACAAGGGTGAGGTACTACCTGGCTGA
- the yrfG gene encoding GMP/IMP nucleotidase produces the protein MRPIDWQQIDTVLLDMDGTLLDLHFDNYFWLEHLPEQYARHKGLNKADALAELSSSFVGLRGTLNWYCLDFWSELTGLPIVELKKDVADKIGFRPYVREFLNTLAQLGKRRVIVTNAHRDSVDLKLHHTGLDQYVDRIISSHDYREPKEQQAFWNHLLQDEPFDRQRTLLIDDSLAVLESAQRWGIHYLLAIHHPDSEREPISQDQFPGIHHFDELIFDSQDAADRDD, from the coding sequence ATGCGCCCGATCGACTGGCAACAAATCGACACTGTGCTGCTGGATATGGACGGCACCCTGCTGGATCTGCATTTTGACAATTACTTCTGGCTAGAGCACCTGCCAGAGCAATACGCCCGTCACAAAGGACTCAACAAGGCCGACGCACTGGCCGAGCTGAGCAGCAGTTTTGTTGGCCTGCGTGGCACCCTGAACTGGTACTGCCTGGATTTCTGGAGCGAGCTGACCGGCTTGCCTATTGTCGAACTGAAAAAAGATGTTGCCGACAAAATCGGTTTTCGGCCTTATGTGCGCGAATTTCTCAACACTCTGGCGCAACTCGGCAAACGTCGGGTAATCGTCACCAACGCCCATCGTGACAGCGTTGATCTCAAGCTGCATCACACCGGCCTGGATCAATACGTTGATCGCATCATCAGTTCCCACGACTACCGTGAACCGAAAGAGCAACAAGCGTTCTGGAACCATCTGTTACAGGACGAACCCTTCGACCGGCAACGCACCTTGCTGATAGATGACAGTCTCGCTGTGCTAGAATCTGCCCAACGCTGGGGCATTCACTACCTGTTGGCAATTCACCACCCAGACAGTGAACGCGAGCCAATCAGCCAGGATCAGTTTCCCGGCATCCATCATTTTGACGAACTGATATTTGACTCACAGGACGCTGCTGACCGTGATGACTGA
- the hslR gene encoding ribosome-associated heat shock protein Hsp15: MTDNSIKIRLDKWLWAARFFKTRALAKHAIEGGKVHYDGQRCKVSKLADVGAKLTIRQGFDEKEIIITALSDQRRGAPEARLLYEETPASIKQRMDNSEQRRVLNASMPMPDHKPNKKERRDMRRFEQVHQDLG, from the coding sequence ATGACTGATAACTCCATCAAAATCCGCCTCGACAAGTGGCTCTGGGCGGCGCGCTTTTTCAAAACCAGAGCGCTAGCCAAACACGCGATTGAAGGCGGCAAGGTGCACTACGACGGTCAACGCTGCAAAGTCAGCAAGTTAGCCGATGTTGGCGCCAAACTGACCATCCGGCAGGGTTTTGATGAAAAGGAAATCATCATCACCGCACTGTCTGATCAGCGCCGTGGTGCCCCCGAAGCACGGCTGCTCTATGAAGAAACCCCTGCCAGTATCAAGCAACGGATGGACAATTCAGAACAACGTCGGGTACTGAATGCCTCAATGCCTATGCCCGACCACAAACCCAACAAAAAAGAACGTCGCGATATGCGTCGTTTTGAACAGGTCCATCAGGATCTCGGCTGA
- the hslO gene encoding Hsp33 family molecular chaperone HslO, which translates to MSYRSADQLQRFSFDAAPIRGEVAHVNTTYQDILSRQSYPLPIRIALGQLLAATALMSASLKFKGRLTLQMRLSGNISLLQAETNEQGQLRAIARYDTEQSSDALGFDHEGQLVITLEPDQGQRYQGITSITEGNIATALEDYFNQSEQLPSRFWLTSDGNQAAGFMLQKLPASQHNSDNQQEIDQDAWDRVAHLAATIKDEELLTLENDQLLQRLYHEEDVRVYPATVLSFACTCSRARLANALHQVGYQALTEMLEESGSISINCEFCQQHYEFGQHDLTELFPENNLH; encoded by the coding sequence ATGTCATACCGCAGCGCTGACCAACTGCAGCGATTTTCCTTTGATGCCGCTCCGATCCGCGGAGAAGTTGCCCACGTCAACACCACCTACCAGGATATTCTGAGCCGCCAGTCGTATCCGCTACCCATTCGGATCGCCCTGGGGCAGTTACTGGCTGCGACCGCATTGATGAGTGCCAGTCTAAAATTCAAGGGACGACTGACCTTGCAAATGCGCCTGAGCGGTAACATCTCGTTGCTGCAAGCCGAAACCAATGAGCAAGGCCAGCTACGGGCGATTGCCCGCTACGATACCGAACAGTCGTCAGATGCATTGGGCTTTGACCACGAAGGACAATTGGTGATTACCCTTGAACCTGACCAAGGACAGCGTTACCAAGGCATCACCTCGATAACAGAAGGCAATATCGCCACCGCCCTGGAAGATTATTTTAACCAGTCTGAACAACTACCCAGCCGCTTCTGGCTCACCAGCGATGGCAATCAGGCCGCCGGATTCATGCTGCAAAAACTACCGGCCAGCCAACACAACAGTGATAACCAGCAAGAGATCGATCAGGACGCCTGGGATCGGGTGGCGCATCTTGCCGCCACGATCAAGGATGAGGAGTTGCTGACGCTGGAAAATGACCAGTTACTGCAACGCCTGTATCACGAAGAAGACGTCCGCGTATATCCTGCCACTGTGCTGTCATTTGCCTGTACTTGCTCGCGTGCCCGGCTGGCCAATGCCCTGCATCAGGTCGGTTACCAGGCATTGACCGAGATGCTGGAAGAATCTGGCAGTATTTCCATCAACTGCGAGTTTTGCCAACAACACTACGAATTCGGCCAACATGACCTGACGGAGCTGTTCCCTGAGAACAATTTGCATTAG